The Citrifermentans bemidjiense Bem genome window below encodes:
- a CDS encoding SPFH domain-containing protein, with protein sequence MEPAAVVFAILFLVVVVTIFMGVRLVPQGFEFVVQRLGKYHSTLKPGLNFIIPYVDIVAYRLTTKDIPLEIGAQEAITKDNAVIVANAIAFIKIVDPVKAVYGISNYEYAIQNLVMTSLRAIIGEMELDLALSSRDIIKARLKDIISDDVTDWGILVKSVEIQDIKPSESMQKAMEQQATAERLKRAMILEAEGKKEAMIREAEGKLEAAKKEAEAQMMLAEASAKAIQDIAVAVGDKELPALFLLGDRYVNAIQKLSTSPNAKNFVLPADILGAVKGIAGRSV encoded by the coding sequence ATGGAACCAGCAGCAGTAGTGTTCGCAATATTGTTTTTAGTCGTCGTAGTGACCATCTTCATGGGCGTGCGGCTCGTCCCGCAGGGGTTCGAGTTCGTTGTGCAGCGTCTCGGGAAGTATCACTCCACACTTAAGCCCGGTCTCAATTTCATCATTCCCTACGTCGACATCGTCGCCTATCGTCTGACCACCAAGGACATCCCGCTGGAAATCGGCGCACAGGAAGCCATCACCAAGGACAACGCCGTCATCGTTGCTAATGCCATCGCCTTCATCAAGATCGTTGATCCGGTAAAAGCAGTGTATGGCATCAGCAACTACGAGTACGCCATCCAGAACCTCGTCATGACCTCGCTGCGCGCAATCATCGGCGAGATGGAACTGGACCTCGCCCTCTCCTCGCGGGACATCATCAAGGCTCGCCTGAAGGACATCATCTCCGACGACGTCACCGATTGGGGCATCCTGGTGAAGTCAGTAGAGATACAAGACATCAAGCCGTCCGAGTCCATGCAAAAGGCCATGGAGCAGCAAGCGACTGCCGAGCGGTTGAAGCGCGCCATGATTCTGGAAGCAGAAGGTAAAAAAGAAGCGATGATCCGAGAAGCCGAGGGCAAGCTCGAAGCAGCGAAGAAAGAAGCCGAAGCCCAGATGATGTTAGCCGAAGCCTCCGCTAAGGCCATCCAGGACATTGCAGTAGCAGTAGGCGACAAAGAGCTCCCTGCCCTTTTCCTCCTGGGCGACCGCTATGTGAATGCCATTCAAAAGCTTTCCACTTCGCCCAATGCGAAAAACTTCGTGTTGCCCGCTGACATACTTGGTGCTGTAAAGGGGATTGCCGGAAGAAGCGTCTAG
- the merB gene encoding organomercurial lyase, which yields MTATPTGVVDPSPAGVSLSMVAPSEQAGCCNVRNSFCSGVHFISSAEAAASWLSRHPEASIVSLEEAWQLGHAVMWQRLSHGETSRP from the coding sequence ATGACGGCAACTCCGACGGGAGTCGTCGATCCGTCTCCGGCTGGAGTTAGCCTTTCAATGGTTGCACCTTCAGAGCAAGCCGGCTGCTGCAACGTCCGTAACAGCTTTTGCAGTGGGGTGCACTTCATAAGTTCCGCTGAAGCTGCAGCTTCGTGGCTGTCTCGGCATCCCGAAGCAAGCATAGTGTCGTTGGAAGAAGCGTGGCAGCTCGGACACGCAGTAATGTGGCAACGACTGTCGCATGGAGAGACGTCACGCCCTTGA
- a CDS encoding NfeD family protein, which translates to MNIVWWHWLTLGLILIGLELIIPSFTIIWFGLGAVIVSIVLASLPSCPLSVQILIWTVASALLTFAWFRFFNTRLDRTKAGSSKGAVIGETGLVIRGAQQYDKGTVKFHLPLMGADEWPCVADDPLAVGDRVRVVDVEGHVMKVEKIAKGDK; encoded by the coding sequence GTGAATATTGTGTGGTGGCACTGGCTCACCTTGGGGCTTATTCTCATTGGGCTTGAATTAATCATTCCATCCTTCACCATCATCTGGTTCGGTCTCGGCGCTGTTATTGTCAGCATCGTCCTAGCCTCCCTTCCGAGTTGTCCCCTTTCCGTTCAAATTCTCATCTGGACCGTGGCATCGGCACTGCTCACCTTTGCCTGGTTTCGTTTTTTCAATACCCGCCTCGACAGGACCAAGGCCGGATCGTCAAAGGGAGCCGTGATAGGCGAGACCGGGCTGGTAATTCGTGGCGCCCAGCAATACGACAAGGGGACAGTAAAGTTCCATCTGCCGCTGATGGGAGCGGACGAGTGGCCGTGTGTGGCCGATGATCCTTTAGCGGTTGGAGATCGCGTCCGGGTAGTCGACGTGGAAGGACATGTCATGAAGGTCGAAAAAATAGCAAAAGGGGATAAGTGA
- a CDS encoding SPFH domain-containing protein — protein MEPAAVVFAILFLVVVVTIFMGVRLVPQGFEFVVQRLGKYHSTLKPGLNFIIPYVDIVAYRLTTKDIPLEIGAQEAITKDNAVIVANAIAFIKIVDPVKAVYGISNYEYAIQNLVMTSLRAIIGEMELDLALSSRDIIKARLKDIISDDVTDWGILVKSVEIQDIKPSESMQKAMEQQATAERLKRAMILEAEGKKEAMIREAEGKLEAAKKEAEAQMMLAEASAKAIEDIAVAVGDKELPALFLLGDRYVNAIQKLSTSPNTKNFVLPADILGAVKGIAGRSV, from the coding sequence ATGGAACCAGCAGCAGTAGTGTTCGCAATATTGTTTTTAGTCGTCGTAGTGACCATCTTCATGGGCGTGCGGCTCGTCCCGCAGGGGTTCGAGTTCGTTGTGCAGCGTCTCGGGAAGTATCACTCCACACTTAAGCCCGGTCTCAATTTCATCATTCCATACGTCGACATCGTCGCCTACCGTCTGACCACCAAGGACATCCCGCTGGAAATCGGCGCACAGGAAGCCATCACCAAGGACAACGCCGTCATCGTAGCTAACGCCATCGCCTTCATCAAGATCGTAGATCCCGTAAAGGCAGTGTATGGCATCAGCAACTACGAGTACGCCATCCAGAACCTCGTCATGACCTCGCTGCGCGCCATCATCGGCGAGATGGAACTGGACCTCGCCCTCTCCTCGCGGGACATCATAAAGGCTCGCCTGAAGGACATCATCTCCGATGACGTCACCGACTGGGGCATCCTGGTGAAATCAGTAGAGATACAAGACATCAAGCCGTCCGAGTCCATGCAAAAGGCGATGGAGCAGCAAGCGACTGCCGAGCGGTTGAAGCGCGCCATGATTCTGGAAGCAGAAGGTAAAAAAGAAGCGATGATCCGAGAAGCCGAGGGCAAGCTCGAAGCAGCGAAGAAAGAAGCCGAAGCCCAGATGATGTTAGCCGAAGCGTCCGCCAAGGCCATCGAAGACATTGCCGTAGCAGTAGGCGACAAAGAGCTCCCCGCCCTTTTCCTCCTTGGCGACCGCTATGTGAATGCCATTCAGAAGCTCTCCACCTCGCCCAACACGAAAAACTTCGTGTTGCCGGCAGACATACTTGGTGCCGTAAAGGGGATTGCCGGAAGAAGCGTCTAG
- a CDS encoding HD domain-containing protein, which produces MATPLWKKPFTDSLYGRISFDDTIVDLIQEPIVQRLRHVRLSNIDSIDMPGISNISRFEHVLGVAHLASIIKFRKPLSKFDNLALVSSALLHDWAITSYGHLIEEALQYVGTGFEHESTLREILSNGDEHVVGGIDFQILSGRPTNLRKWSRKNVGVESDTLIEDITKYIGGEGTLGRIISCDIDIDNIDNVFRMAFHMGINVDRGVPTRLAGSIVGVDDGGPIFSISAREDIETWCSTRKNVYQHLMLSERDFIGKIMMLYASVLAFENQEITKEDWCLVDHTLLSTFAKSKTKEVCEAVQRWISGDLWVCSPLFWLHGDRPKYSKLLEFSQEVSSVLGRECFAYGIKDKRDRHLAISFDTGEKEEFGTHSKQWLLGVGSSKRAAFKTDELEQIFQLSESYFSTTIIGLAANNNSHNDIQECLF; this is translated from the coding sequence GTGGCAACACCACTTTGGAAAAAGCCCTTTACAGATTCTTTGTATGGCCGTATCAGCTTTGACGACACTATTGTAGACTTAATCCAAGAGCCTATCGTCCAGAGACTTAGGCATGTCCGTCTATCGAATATAGATTCAATTGATATGCCTGGAATTTCAAATATTTCTAGATTTGAGCATGTGCTAGGTGTCGCCCATTTGGCTAGCATAATCAAATTCAGGAAGCCATTGAGCAAGTTTGATAATCTCGCACTTGTTTCGTCTGCATTACTTCATGACTGGGCAATTACGTCTTATGGACATCTGATAGAAGAAGCTCTTCAATATGTTGGGACAGGTTTTGAACATGAATCAACACTTCGCGAAATCCTCAGCAATGGCGATGAGCATGTGGTCGGTGGTATAGATTTCCAAATTCTTTCTGGGAGACCAACTAACCTAAGAAAGTGGTCCAGAAAAAATGTAGGTGTTGAGTCTGATACTTTAATTGAAGACATTACAAAATACATTGGCGGAGAAGGAACTCTAGGCCGAATTATATCTTGTGATATCGATATTGATAATATTGATAATGTCTTTCGAATGGCTTTTCATATGGGAATAAATGTTGATCGCGGTGTACCAACTCGGTTGGCTGGATCTATTGTAGGTGTTGATGACGGCGGTCCGATCTTCAGTATTTCAGCAAGAGAAGATATTGAAACATGGTGCTCAACTAGAAAGAATGTATATCAGCATTTAATGCTATCTGAACGTGATTTTATTGGGAAAATTATGATGCTTTATGCATCGGTCCTAGCTTTTGAAAATCAAGAAATCACAAAAGAGGACTGGTGCCTGGTGGATCATACGTTGTTATCAACCTTTGCCAAGTCAAAGACAAAAGAGGTCTGTGAAGCAGTCCAACGTTGGATTTCGGGTGACCTTTGGGTGTGCAGTCCACTGTTTTGGCTACACGGCGATAGACCTAAATACTCAAAATTATTAGAATTTTCTCAAGAGGTGTCGTCTGTCCTTGGGCGTGAATGCTTTGCATACGGGATTAAGGATAAAAGAGATAGACATCTCGCCATCTCATTTGATACGGGGGAAAAAGAAGAATTTGGGACTCATTCAAAGCAATGGCTTCTTGGTGTTGGCTCTTCAAAGAGGGCGGCCTTTAAAACCGATGAGCTAGAACAAATCTTCCAACTTTCAGAGTCGTATTTCTCAACAACGATTATTGGCCTGGCCGCAAACAATAATAGCCACAATGATATACAAGAATGTCTGTTTTAA
- a CDS encoding DNA methyltransferase → MSVLSLKRLDRINWDFPSAGTELGSVHSIHWFPGNYIPQIPAALIQVLSRTGEVVFDPFGGSGTTAIEALKLGRFAVVSDRISACVQITEAKLSLLGNPLDRDVCNKIFSSLTFEHLCQSTQIGVNGEGRAEDLECWYSSETLGQLRYIWKIIELQSSQVQKVLFALFSNVLFACASTNGSRTHTGKLRRHHWGWVADNVRPKELIFHNAIELFCKNLRAVMDTNRGPISTTAKVIQQDARNMELEDESVDLVVTSPPYAGVIDYTHANRLLYLWMGWPMGEERADEIGARYRRNRKNAVEEYLSDMRLCRDQIHRVLKKGSYCAIVVGESKKFPNTASLLIEDFSQSMPIVWGPKSRYLSRRRVSDRVAGDPVEFVCVFQKL, encoded by the coding sequence ATGTCTGTTTTAAGCCTTAAACGACTTGATCGTATAAACTGGGACTTTCCTAGTGCTGGAACTGAGTTAGGGTCCGTTCATTCTATCCATTGGTTCCCAGGAAACTACATTCCACAAATTCCAGCTGCACTTATTCAAGTTCTATCTAGAACTGGCGAAGTAGTGTTTGATCCATTTGGGGGAAGTGGAACAACTGCAATTGAAGCTTTAAAGCTTGGCAGATTCGCTGTGGTCTCTGACCGTATTTCAGCATGTGTACAAATTACAGAAGCCAAGTTATCTTTGCTTGGCAACCCACTTGATCGTGATGTTTGCAACAAGATATTTTCTTCGTTGACCTTTGAACACCTTTGCCAAAGCACCCAAATAGGTGTCAATGGAGAGGGGAGAGCTGAGGATCTAGAGTGTTGGTACTCCTCTGAGACACTGGGCCAACTTCGCTATATTTGGAAAATAATAGAACTTCAATCATCACAAGTGCAGAAAGTCCTTTTTGCGTTATTTTCAAATGTACTTTTTGCCTGTGCTTCGACCAATGGATCTCGCACACATACTGGGAAGCTGAGGCGACATCACTGGGGTTGGGTGGCTGATAATGTGCGCCCCAAAGAGTTGATTTTCCATAATGCGATAGAATTGTTTTGTAAGAATCTTCGTGCTGTTATGGATACAAACAGAGGTCCGATTTCAACTACCGCTAAAGTTATTCAACAAGATGCCCGTAACATGGAGTTAGAAGACGAATCTGTCGATCTTGTAGTCACTTCTCCTCCCTATGCTGGTGTTATTGATTATACTCATGCTAACCGACTACTTTATCTTTGGATGGGATGGCCAATGGGGGAAGAACGTGCCGATGAAATCGGTGCTAGGTATAGACGGAATAGAAAAAATGCTGTGGAGGAATATTTATCTGATATGCGGTTATGTCGAGACCAAATACACAGGGTTCTCAAAAAAGGGTCTTATTGCGCAATTGTGGTTGGTGAATCTAAAAAGTTTCCAAACACTGCAAGTCTCCTTATTGAGGACTTTTCACAGTCCATGCCTATAGTTTGGGGGCCAAAATCGCGCTACTTATCGCGTCGTAGGGTTTCTGATAGGGTTGCTGGAGATCCCGTTGAATTCGTTTGCGTCTTTCAAAAGCTATGA
- a CDS encoding DNA methyltransferase family protein, which translates to MLRADKNQVKATALKTRLSRLHPYPAMVADELAVALVEKFIPTKSAVMDPFCGSGRLLAAVENAKLRVGIDTNPLAWLLTKTKLSAVDPAKIMKLGNTIEQARLIQSASCLDLASDRKVPWFSARAKNELACIVEWINGLQLDEPELLLLGSVLSATTRDVSYARQGGWKLHRLNADAREKLDISAWDSLKKRLMYCCTALKSGQTLEGPSYVEIGDSRDHATFSNTTKQYGLFDVVITSPPYGDSLSTVQYGAASSLSLEVVGYLKGLEHLPRAGKTIDGTCLGGGTLPIDMSPNLNSYWVGSNESSRVRPIAKFLYDYDLFCKNVAACLRVGGKAILVVGRRSTGGALLNLDDFTVDCFESLGFSLTQKEVRPLTQKRFPSKINRFARSKSAVNREHGQVTTMQNEIILVLEKTC; encoded by the coding sequence ATGCTTAGAGCTGATAAAAACCAAGTTAAAGCCACTGCTCTAAAAACGCGTTTGAGCCGTCTCCACCCCTATCCTGCTATGGTGGCCGATGAACTTGCTGTCGCGCTTGTTGAGAAATTCATCCCTACCAAATCAGCTGTGATGGATCCTTTTTGCGGATCGGGAAGATTGCTTGCTGCAGTAGAAAATGCCAAATTGCGAGTTGGTATTGACACCAACCCACTTGCATGGCTTTTAACTAAGACTAAACTGTCAGCAGTTGACCCTGCTAAAATAATGAAGCTTGGAAATACTATTGAACAGGCTAGGTTAATACAATCTGCGAGTTGCTTAGATTTAGCTTCTGATCGAAAAGTCCCCTGGTTCTCTGCTCGTGCAAAGAATGAGCTTGCTTGCATCGTTGAGTGGATAAATGGTCTACAGCTTGATGAGCCTGAATTGCTTCTTCTAGGTTCAGTTTTGAGTGCAACTACTCGAGATGTCTCATACGCCCGCCAAGGGGGTTGGAAGCTGCACCGGCTTAATGCTGATGCACGAGAAAAATTGGACATCTCCGCATGGGATTCCCTTAAAAAAAGATTGATGTATTGCTGCACTGCTTTGAAATCAGGCCAGACATTAGAAGGCCCTTCTTATGTTGAAATTGGTGACTCACGTGACCACGCGACATTTTCTAATACAACTAAGCAGTATGGCCTATTTGATGTTGTAATAACTTCACCTCCTTATGGTGATTCATTATCTACAGTGCAATATGGAGCCGCGTCTTCCTTAAGTCTGGAAGTTGTTGGGTATCTGAAGGGTTTAGAGCACTTGCCACGTGCTGGTAAAACTATTGATGGCACCTGTCTTGGCGGTGGAACCCTGCCGATTGATATGAGCCCTAATCTTAATTCCTATTGGGTCGGTTCAAATGAGTCTTCACGTGTACGTCCCATTGCGAAGTTTCTTTACGATTATGACCTTTTTTGTAAAAACGTGGCAGCTTGTTTGAGAGTTGGTGGAAAAGCTATATTAGTTGTAGGCAGGCGTTCAACTGGTGGAGCCCTTTTAAATCTAGATGATTTCACTGTGGATTGCTTTGAAAGTTTAGGCTTTAGCTTAACTCAGAAGGAAGTCCGACCATTGACCCAGAAACGGTTCCCTTCGAAAATTAATCGTTTTGCTCGTTCCAAATCGGCAGTTAATCGGGAACATGGTCAAGTAACTACAATGCAAAATGAAATTATTCTCGTCTTGGAAAAGACTTGTTAG
- a CDS encoding GPMC system transcriptional regulator, whose product MDQQLKKLGDRIVSFGKENLDEMLHLVGEGSRLVSEQERVRIYLEDLTKGALSCAFSCGSFATEIRQETFPIISAEAAVSRTFVTQQVAQYQNPAETGLPLDQEFSRRFQIEGTTMLPITSLGKSIGVACLDGGTLSQERIDTLIPFLARAGERVDQARKYHQQLLLARRVELYKRREAAGFMVRSAVNLIDGLTLASVLVPVKGAMEVLASHAQDPDLKYRYDNVGGIDLKHGTSLVSRYVNEDGVVTDPSLLKPIFFPDLFDQSIQRRALTEEMGLRTLYMVPRVEPETRRIICLMNYFTRDVTSYTDFEMGLLQTHAEMVERVINEVGGEHLEIKVLSEISDLLQEPNEGLHGFLTKVLSKATELIGADTGSIAIVQEREGVKWLVVENEEGTIVGAKNKEWLKKKIPPFKIGGADLSPEERSLTGYVAWTKEPKIIEQVADQSQHDGFHRPMNELIQSEMAVPVISDDEVIAVICLNSLQDGYFTEEHKRILQIIDRLTSRHISDIQRIERLQSEVNKLQSDIAYKDPKVSSYRLGNIIGNSRKAQEIVAFINTVAQPLSNRIGLWSKHILQEATIGLPSILVLGPTGAGKEFFFNNLYNKLNELYRQQINPEGELPVKKTNIAAYSGDLTYSELFGHIKGAFTGAYSDRKGIIEEAAGGIVFLDEIGDADPKTQVQLLRFLDNGGFVRLGENRERISRVLLVAATNKDLSKEIAMGNFREDLFHRLTELSVVVPSLNERREDIPDLSTHFLGKLYRTYRSREEEARDDEPSLSKDAKDALVSHNYKGNIRELRSILLRALFFRTGKIITGEDIKKAIRDGMREQMTPAAERLSEEVAGGILAEIEAGSDFWEAVYQPYSQSQISRDVVRLIIEKSRVAAGKNMPEIARYLKAITGDPQVDEEERKRFFRFKNFLYKTVKI is encoded by the coding sequence ATGGACCAGCAACTGAAAAAACTGGGCGACCGCATCGTCTCTTTCGGCAAGGAAAACCTGGACGAGATGCTGCACCTGGTCGGCGAAGGATCCCGGCTCGTCTCCGAGCAAGAACGCGTGCGCATCTACCTTGAGGATCTCACCAAGGGCGCCCTTTCCTGCGCCTTTTCCTGCGGCAGCTTCGCCACCGAAATAAGGCAGGAAACCTTCCCCATCATCTCCGCCGAAGCTGCGGTCTCCCGCACCTTCGTTACCCAGCAGGTCGCTCAGTACCAGAACCCCGCCGAGACCGGTCTCCCGCTGGACCAGGAATTCTCGCGGCGGTTCCAGATCGAGGGGACCACCATGCTCCCCATCACCAGCCTGGGCAAGTCGATCGGCGTCGCCTGTCTGGATGGCGGGACGCTCTCGCAGGAGAGGATCGACACCCTTATCCCGTTTCTGGCGCGGGCGGGCGAACGGGTGGACCAGGCCAGGAAATACCATCAGCAGTTGCTATTGGCCCGGCGCGTCGAACTCTACAAGCGGCGCGAAGCCGCCGGTTTCATGGTGCGCTCCGCCGTCAACCTGATCGACGGGTTGACGCTCGCCTCGGTGCTGGTCCCGGTCAAGGGGGCCATGGAAGTGCTGGCAAGCCACGCCCAGGATCCGGATCTGAAATACCGCTACGACAACGTGGGAGGCATCGATCTCAAGCATGGCACTTCGCTAGTTTCCCGCTACGTCAACGAAGACGGCGTGGTCACCGACCCGAGCCTTTTGAAGCCGATCTTCTTCCCCGACCTTTTTGACCAGTCCATCCAGCGCCGCGCCCTAACCGAAGAGATGGGGCTGCGCACCCTGTACATGGTGCCGCGGGTAGAACCCGAGACGCGCCGCATCATCTGTCTGATGAACTATTTCACCCGCGACGTCACCAGCTACACCGACTTCGAGATGGGACTCTTGCAGACCCACGCCGAGATGGTGGAGCGGGTCATCAACGAGGTGGGGGGTGAGCATCTCGAGATCAAGGTGCTTTCCGAGATCTCCGACCTGCTCCAGGAACCCAACGAGGGACTGCACGGCTTCCTCACTAAGGTCCTCTCCAAGGCGACCGAGCTGATCGGCGCCGACACCGGCAGCATCGCCATCGTTCAGGAGCGCGAGGGGGTGAAGTGGCTGGTGGTTGAAAACGAGGAAGGGACCATCGTCGGGGCCAAGAACAAGGAATGGCTCAAGAAGAAGATCCCTCCCTTCAAGATCGGCGGTGCCGACCTTTCCCCCGAGGAGCGTAGCCTCACCGGCTACGTCGCGTGGACCAAAGAGCCCAAGATCATCGAGCAGGTGGCCGACCAAAGCCAGCACGATGGGTTCCACCGCCCGATGAACGAGCTGATCCAGAGCGAGATGGCGGTCCCCGTCATCAGCGACGACGAGGTGATCGCCGTCATCTGCCTCAACTCCCTGCAAGACGGGTACTTCACCGAAGAGCACAAGCGGATCCTGCAGATCATCGACCGGCTCACCTCGCGCCACATCTCGGACATCCAGCGCATCGAGAGGCTGCAGTCCGAGGTGAACAAGCTGCAAAGCGACATCGCCTACAAGGACCCGAAAGTTTCCTCCTACCGCCTGGGGAACATCATCGGCAACAGCCGCAAGGCCCAGGAGATCGTCGCCTTCATCAACACCGTGGCGCAGCCTTTATCCAACCGGATCGGGTTGTGGAGCAAGCACATATTGCAGGAGGCGACCATAGGCCTACCCTCCATCCTGGTGCTGGGACCTACCGGCGCCGGAAAGGAATTCTTCTTCAACAACCTGTACAACAAGCTCAACGAACTGTATCGGCAGCAGATCAATCCCGAGGGCGAGCTTCCCGTAAAGAAGACCAACATCGCCGCCTACAGTGGGGACCTCACCTACTCCGAACTTTTCGGCCATATCAAAGGAGCCTTCACCGGCGCCTACAGCGACCGCAAAGGGATCATCGAAGAAGCCGCCGGAGGGATCGTCTTTTTGGACGAGATTGGCGACGCCGACCCGAAGACCCAGGTCCAGTTGCTTCGTTTCCTCGACAACGGCGGGTTCGTGCGTCTGGGCGAGAACCGCGAGCGGATCAGCCGCGTCCTCTTAGTTGCCGCCACCAACAAGGACCTGAGCAAAGAGATCGCCATGGGTAACTTCCGCGAGGACCTCTTCCATCGCCTGACCGAGCTCTCCGTCGTGGTGCCTTCACTGAACGAGCGGCGCGAAGACATCCCCGACCTCTCCACCCACTTCCTCGGAAAGCTCTACCGCACCTACAGAAGCCGCGAGGAAGAAGCGCGCGACGACGAGCCGAGCCTCTCCAAAGACGCCAAGGACGCCCTGGTAAGCCACAACTACAAAGGGAATATAAGGGAGCTGCGCAGCATACTGTTGCGCGCCCTCTTCTTCAGGACCGGCAAGATAATCACCGGCGAGGACATAAAGAAAGCCATCAGGGACGGGATGCGCGAGCAGATGACACCCGCCGCGGAAAGACTTTCCGAAGAAGTCGCCGGGGGGATACTCGCAGAGATAGAAGCAGGGAGCGATTTTTGGGAAGCCGTGTACCAGCCCTACTCGCAGAGCCAGATTTCCCGCGACGTCGTGCGGCTGATAATCGAGAAGAGCCGTGTGGCCGCCGGCAAGAACATGCCCGAAATTGCCAGGTACCTAAAAGCCATCACCGGCGATCCCCAGGTGGATGAAGAAGAGAGGAAACGCTTCTTCCGCTTCAAGAACTTCCTTTACAAGACGGTGAAGATTTAA
- a CDS encoding TIGR04442 family protein, with translation MFKDIRLHGYANDQIEFYAITAGTEAYSRYFFNTDPSDPDEIRFFSPGNEFVIGRKGITHRGNGGSFCEYMFGVDQPIADLAKEEVSNRLIVYGTHYDNRTGTLKFSDRTEGYHSYDKIFFDGNAIFNYFFALTGSSFTGAMHEQQERIVKVLGKALKRSDAVGEEQDNLIIDEILNIVDDPGAHLFLFKLINVRHREYGDYFKTLYFNNKKITDSDFQVLAGLAECYGIDRYQQERIRIDVMYKHPDNRRIVDEYRNILIACNRKGEINKLENARLTRLKTLSVRNKIPGALFYTLDEMLKKDKKLVDLEESNYISETRQILEGMFLSERHIESTIEPEDMLKLLFAKKQAAENRDHAFEEMLLDASKACDEKIRDGADISILEGYSYIITYFDRYDATSSAINQLAFMENVKISEEMIRSLLGNKSAFDMLAPDLFTKLFLSGIFEDKYLGIYGRKKVTNLAAGLKLIEENRLTTTGLLEQLVRIDSDERLYLTLLDHVKDRIRNFYSKYATKGDQDALKKELAEELVHKKILSGEIPDRLFQEAILTIKKEAVYIHNLLPQIINEKNCLLREDFLENSGLDRFYVEELEREFFELNGLNLEDLYQIRKGFN, from the coding sequence ATGTTTAAAGACATTCGACTGCACGGCTATGCAAACGACCAGATCGAGTTTTACGCCATCACGGCAGGAACCGAGGCGTACAGCCGTTACTTTTTCAACACCGACCCCTCCGACCCCGACGAGATCCGTTTCTTCTCCCCCGGCAACGAGTTCGTCATCGGCCGCAAAGGGATCACCCACCGCGGCAACGGCGGCTCCTTCTGCGAATACATGTTCGGTGTGGACCAGCCTATCGCCGACCTCGCCAAGGAAGAGGTCTCCAACCGGCTCATCGTCTACGGCACCCATTACGACAACCGGACCGGCACCCTCAAATTCAGCGACCGCACCGAAGGCTATCACAGCTACGACAAGATCTTCTTCGACGGCAACGCCATCTTCAACTATTTCTTCGCCCTGACCGGCTCCTCCTTCACCGGCGCCATGCACGAGCAGCAGGAGCGCATCGTCAAGGTGCTGGGGAAGGCGCTCAAGCGCTCCGACGCCGTGGGAGAAGAGCAGGACAACCTCATCATCGACGAGATCCTGAACATCGTCGACGACCCGGGCGCCCATCTTTTCCTCTTCAAGCTCATCAATGTAAGGCACCGGGAATACGGCGACTACTTCAAGACGCTTTACTTCAACAACAAGAAGATCACCGATTCGGACTTCCAGGTGCTGGCAGGTTTGGCCGAGTGCTACGGCATCGACCGTTACCAGCAGGAACGGATCCGGATCGACGTCATGTACAAGCACCCCGACAACCGCCGCATCGTCGACGAGTACCGTAACATCCTCATCGCCTGCAACCGCAAAGGTGAGATCAACAAGCTAGAAAACGCCAGGCTCACCCGCCTGAAGACCCTCTCGGTACGCAACAAGATCCCCGGCGCGCTCTTCTACACACTCGACGAGATGCTGAAGAAGGACAAGAAGCTGGTCGACCTGGAAGAGAGCAACTACATCTCCGAGACCAGGCAGATCCTGGAGGGGATGTTCCTATCCGAGCGGCACATCGAGAGCACCATCGAGCCCGAGGACATGCTGAAGCTCCTCTTCGCCAAGAAGCAGGCGGCGGAAAACCGCGACCATGCGTTCGAGGAGATGCTGCTGGACGCGAGCAAAGCCTGCGACGAGAAGATCCGCGACGGCGCCGACATCTCGATACTCGAAGGGTACTCCTACATCATCACCTACTTCGACCGCTACGACGCCACCTCGTCCGCCATCAACCAGCTGGCCTTCATGGAGAACGTGAAGATATCGGAAGAGATGATCCGGAGCCTTCTGGGGAACAAGAGCGCCTTCGACATGCTGGCCCCGGACCTCTTCACCAAGCTCTTCCTCTCCGGCATCTTCGAGGACAAGTACCTGGGGATCTACGGCCGCAAGAAGGTCACCAACCTGGCGGCGGGGCTGAAGCTGATCGAGGAGAACCGCCTGACCACGACCGGACTCCTGGAGCAGTTGGTGCGCATAGACAGCGACGAGCGTCTTTACCTCACCCTCCTGGATCACGTAAAAGACCGCATCCGCAATTTCTATTCGAAATACGCCACCAAGGGCGACCAGGACGCCCTGAAGAAAGAACTCGCCGAAGAGTTGGTCCATAAGAAGATCCTTTCAGGCGAGATCCCCGACCGGCTGTTCCAGGAGGCGATCCTCACCATCAAGAAAGAGGCAGTCTACATCCACAACCTGCTTCCCCAGATCATCAACGAGAAAAACTGCCTGCTGCGCGAGGATTTCCTGGAGAACTCAGGCCTCGACCGCTTCTACGTCGAGGAGTTGGAGCGCGAATTCTTCGAACTTAACGGGCTGAACCTCGAAGACCTGTACCAGATCCGCAAAGGGTTCAACTAG